The following proteins are co-located in the Pedobacter sp. FW305-3-2-15-E-R2A2 genome:
- the ectB gene encoding diaminobutyrate--2-oxoglutarate transaminase → MKTIEEHESQVRSYSRNFPATFSTSSGAYLYDEANNRYVDFFSGAGALNYGHNDEDMKQALIDYISRNGIVHSLDMATVAKESFIDNFIRYILKPRGLDYKIQFTGPTGANAVEAAVKLAQIVKGRNQIISFTNAYHGHSKGALRLTANAYYREGLEDDLSQSTTFHPFSGYLGPDIDTSVLLDKLLSDKGSGLSKPAAIILETIQGEGGINIATQQWLRNMREMTSRHGILMIIDDIQSGCGRTGDFFSFEFADIQPDMVVLSKSISGCGLPMSLLLIKPEIDAWKPGQHTGTFRGNNYAFLTAAVAIEKYWKDDQLSQKVKRESKAIVSFLHEIKEEYPGELSIRGRGFMIGLEFKDKAMAVEVSKACFKNGLVIETCGAEDQVLKLFPPLTISAESLEKGLEILNSSIVELMRNKKPVYL, encoded by the coding sequence TTGAAAACAATAGAAGAACACGAATCACAAGTTAGAAGTTACAGCAGGAACTTTCCTGCAACTTTTAGCACTTCATCTGGTGCTTATTTATATGATGAAGCCAATAACCGGTATGTTGACTTTTTCTCAGGTGCCGGTGCACTGAATTATGGGCATAATGACGAGGACATGAAACAGGCGCTGATCGATTACATTAGTCGAAATGGAATTGTCCATTCGCTGGATATGGCCACGGTTGCCAAAGAAAGTTTTATAGATAATTTTATCCGTTATATTCTGAAGCCGAGGGGACTGGATTATAAAATACAGTTTACCGGACCAACGGGTGCGAATGCGGTGGAGGCAGCTGTAAAACTAGCACAGATCGTGAAAGGGAGAAATCAGATCATTTCTTTTACGAACGCCTACCACGGACACTCTAAGGGGGCATTGAGGTTAACCGCGAATGCCTATTACAGGGAGGGCCTTGAAGATGACCTCTCGCAATCGACTACATTCCACCCTTTTTCGGGTTATCTGGGCCCTGATATTGATACCTCAGTGCTGCTGGATAAACTATTAAGCGACAAGGGCAGTGGTTTAAGCAAGCCGGCAGCCATCATTTTAGAAACCATACAGGGAGAAGGTGGAATTAACATTGCCACACAGCAATGGCTGCGAAACATGCGGGAAATGACCAGCAGACATGGGATCCTGATGATCATTGATGACATTCAGAGCGGCTGTGGCAGGACCGGTGATTTCTTCTCTTTTGAATTTGCAGACATACAGCCGGATATGGTGGTCTTGTCTAAATCGATCAGTGGATGCGGTTTGCCGATGTCGCTGTTGCTGATCAAGCCGGAAATTGATGCCTGGAAGCCCGGGCAGCATACCGGTACATTCCGGGGGAATAACTATGCATTCCTCACCGCTGCAGTCGCCATTGAAAAATATTGGAAAGATGATCAGCTCAGCCAAAAAGTAAAAAGAGAATCCAAAGCCATTGTGAGTTTTCTTCATGAAATAAAGGAGGAATATCCGGGGGAGCTGAGTATAAGGGGGCGGGGTTTTATGATCGGGCTTGAATTTAAAGACAAAGCCATGGCTGTTGAAGTTTCCAAAGCTTGTTTTAAAAACGGCCTTGTGATTGAAACCTGCGGGGCTGAGGATCAGGTGCTCAAATTGTTTCCGCCGCTTACGATATCCGCAGAGAGCCTGGAGAAAGGTCTGGAGATCCTGAATAGCAGTATTGTTGAATTGATGAGAAATAAAAAGCCAGTATACCTATGA